The Anaeromyxobacter sp. Fw109-5 genomic interval CCCGCGTCGAGCGCGCGGAGCTCCCCCACGGATCCGGAGGCGGTGAGCAGGATGCAGGGCGTCGTGCGGAGGGCGGCGTCGGCGCGGATCGCCTGGACGAACGCGGCCCCGTCCATCCCGGGCATCACCCCGTCGACGACGATCGCGCGCGGCCGCAGCTCCGCCGCGAGGAGGAGCCCCTCCTCCGCGCTGCCGGCGGTGACGACCTCGAGCCCCGCGTGCTCCAGCGCGGCGCGCAGCTCCTCGCGCGCGGTGACGCTGTCGTCCACGACGAGCACGGGCCGGGAGGCGCCCCCCGCGGCGTCGCCCCGGCGGCGGACCAGCTCGCGGGCGCGCGCCACGACCTGCGCCGAGTCGTACGGCTTTCCGACGTACTCGTCGGCGCCGGTCTGCAGGCCGCGGACGCGGTGCTGGACCTCCGCCTCGGTGGAGAGCAGCACCACGGGGACGGCGCCGTGCTCCGGGGACCGCTTGATCTCGGCGAGCAGCTCGAGGCCGTCGCCGTCCGGGAGGAGCACGTCCAGCACCGCGAGCCCGAAGCGGCGGGCCGCCAGCGCGCGGCGGGCGCTCGCGACGTCGGCGGCGAGCACCGTCTCGAACCCCGCCGAGGAGAACGCCTCCTCGAGGTCCATCCGCACGGTGAGGCTGTCGTCCACCACGAGGACGGCGGTCATGGCGGCCTCCCCGCCGAGCCGGCGCGCGCGGCGATCGCCGCCCCGATCTCATGGACCGGGAGGACCCGCTCCGCCGCGCCCAGGAGGATCGCCTCGCGGGGCATGCCGAACACCACCGACGTCGCCTCGTCCTGGGCGATCGTGGCGCCGCCCGCCTGCCGGATCGCGAGGAGCCCCTGCGCGCCGTCCCGCCCCATCCCGGTGAGCAGGCAGGCGAGCGCGTCGGCCCCGCAGTCGCGGGCCACCGACTCGAACAGCACGTCCACGGATGGCTTGCAGCTGTGCCGCTCGGGCCCGTCGGACAGGCGGAGCGCGCCGCGCTCCACGGTGAGGTGACGGCCCGGCGGCGCCATGAGCACCGTCCCGCGGCCGCGCTCGGAGAGCCGCTCGCCGTCGCGAGCGTACCGGACGCGGACCGGGGAGAGCCCGTCCAGCCACTCCGCGAACGCGGTGCCGAACGGCTCGTTGATGTGGACGACGAGCAGGATGGGGTGCGGGTAATCCGCCGGCACGCGCCGCAGGATCTCGACGACCGCCGCGGGCGAGCCGGTGGAGCCGCCGATGGCGACGAGGCTCGTGCGGGCCGCCGCCTCGCGCCCGGGCAGCGGCAACGGTCGCATGGCGCCGAGCCTGCCGCGGGGGTGGGTGATGACCTTGATGTGCGAGATGAGCTTCAGCGTGCTGCGGAGGCGCTCCTCCCAGACGCCGTCGGGCTCGGAGCCGAACGGCTTGTCGAGCACGTCGATGGCGCCCGCGGCGAGGGCGTCGTAGGTCCGGAAGAGCTCGCCGCGGTTCGTCGAGGCCGACACGACCAGGATGGGCGTCGGGCAGTACGCCATGATGTACTCGGCGGCGGCCACCCCGGTCATCACCGGCATCATCATGTCGAGGGTCACGACGTCCGGCCGCAGGCGCTGGCACAGCTCGATGCCTCGCCGCCCGTCCTCCGCCTCGCCCACCACCCGGAGCTCGGGATCCGCGGAGATCACCTCCACGAGGCGCTTCCGCACCGTCAGCGAGTCCTCCACCACCAGCACGCGGATCGGTCCGGTCACCTCAGCAGCTCCTCGATGGTCGCCAGCAGGCGCCCCTGGTCGAACTCGCCCTTCACGACGTACGCGCTCGCCCCGGCGGCGAGGCCGCGCTCGCGATCCTCCTGGGCGCTCCGCGACGTCACGAGGATGGCCGGCACGCCCGCGAGCCGCGGCTCCGCGCGCGTGACGCGCACGAACTCGAAGCCGTCCATGCCCGGCATCTCCACGTCCACCAGGAAGAGCCCGAACCGGCGCGCCCGGGCCTTGTCGAGCGCCTCCTCCGCCGAGACGGCCACCTCCACCTCGTAGCCCGCGGACTCGAGGATGCTCTGCTCGAGCATGCGCGTCGTCAGCGAGTCGTCCACGACGAGGATGGGCGCGCGCGGCGCGGGGGCCTCCTCCTCGTCGTACGACCCGCGGCGACGCGCGCCCGCCACGAGCCCCGCTGGATCCAGCACCAGGCGGGGGTTCCCCTCGCCGTCGAGCGCCGCCCCCGCCACCGCCGGGTCGAGGCCCAGGTACGCCGGCAGCGGGCGCACCACGACCTCGGCCGTGCCCACCAGCCGGTCGGCCCCTACCACCACGCGCCCCGCCCCCGCCTCCACCACGACGGCGGACCAGGCGCGCCGCGGTCCCGGCGCGCGGGGCCGTCCCAGCACGTCCGCGAGCGGGACGAACGGGACGAGAGCGCCGCGGTGGGCGACGGCGGCGCCTTCCGCCGTGCGCACCACCCGGGTCCCCTCGAGGAACGCGGCGCTCCGGACGGCGTCGAGGGGGAGCGCCGCCACCGCGCCGGAGGCCTCGACGTGGAGCGCCGTGAGCGCCGTGAGCGACACCGGCACGACCACCTCCACCTCGGTGCCGCGTCCGCGCTCGGTGCGGACCGCGACCTCCGCGTGCAGCCGGGCGGCGACGTC includes:
- the cheB gene encoding chemotaxis-specific protein-glutamate methyltransferase CheB; translation: MTGPIRVLVVEDSLTVRKRLVEVISADPELRVVGEAEDGRRGIELCQRLRPDVVTLDMMMPVMTGVAAAEYIMAYCPTPILVVSASTNRGELFRTYDALAAGAIDVLDKPFGSEPDGVWEERLRSTLKLISHIKVITHPRGRLGAMRPLPLPGREAAARTSLVAIGGSTGSPAAVVEILRRVPADYPHPILLVVHINEPFGTAFAEWLDGLSPVRVRYARDGERLSERGRGTVLMAPPGRHLTVERGALRLSDGPERHSCKPSVDVLFESVARDCGADALACLLTGMGRDGAQGLLAIRQAGGATIAQDEATSVVFGMPREAILLGAAERVLPVHEIGAAIAARAGSAGRPP